In Deinococcus sp. QL22, the following are encoded in one genomic region:
- a CDS encoding SDR family oxidoreductase — MTQTADPATTFRPDLLRGKHALITGGGSGINLGIAQSFAAHGCAITILGRNLEKAQKAAAGIVEAGGRAIGVSADVRDFAALQAAVALAIEAHGDFDIVLAGAAGNFPAPVDGISPNGFKTVVDIDLLGTYNTIKAAAPHLKAPGGNVLSISAYGVPVPMQAHVVAAKAGVDALTRTLAVEWGLRGIRVNAIIPGPIDGTEGMARLAPDEKTRAQFTRTVPLGRFGLPQDIANAALFLVSDAASYVTGVILPVDGGQNMLGGAPQYQMFLQMTQ; from the coding sequence ATGACCCAAACCGCCGATCCCGCCACCACCTTCCGCCCTGACCTGCTGCGCGGCAAACACGCCCTGATTACGGGCGGCGGCAGCGGCATCAACCTTGGCATTGCCCAGAGTTTCGCGGCGCACGGCTGCGCGATTACCATTCTGGGCCGCAATCTAGAGAAGGCACAAAAGGCAGCGGCGGGCATCGTGGAAGCGGGCGGGCGGGCCATTGGCGTCAGTGCCGATGTGCGCGATTTTGCGGCCCTGCAAGCGGCGGTGGCATTGGCTATAGAAGCGCACGGCGATTTCGACATCGTGCTGGCGGGCGCAGCGGGCAACTTTCCCGCCCCGGTGGACGGCATCAGCCCCAACGGATTTAAGACGGTGGTGGACATTGATCTGCTGGGCACCTACAACACCATCAAGGCCGCCGCGCCGCACCTGAAGGCTCCGGGCGGCAACGTGTTGAGCATCAGCGCCTACGGCGTGCCCGTGCCGATGCAGGCGCATGTGGTGGCCGCCAAAGCGGGCGTAGATGCCCTGACCCGCACGCTGGCGGTGGAATGGGGCCTGCGCGGCATCCGCGTCAACGCCATCATTCCCGGCCCGATTGACGGCACCGAGGGCATGGCTCGCCTCGCGCCCGACGAGAAAACCCGCGCCCAATTTACCCGCACTGTGCCGCTGGGCCGTTTTGGCCTGCCGCAAGACATCGCCAACGCCGCGCTGTTTCTGGTGTCCGACGCAGCCAGTTACGTTACAGGCGTGATTTTGCCCGTAGACGGCGGCCAGAACATGCTGGGCGGTGCGCCGCAGTACCAGATGTTTTTGCAGATGACGCAATAA
- a CDS encoding enoyl-CoA hydratase-related protein: MSNSAPEVGHVGGSGAVRLSQTAGVATLTFTHPKAAFGPATWLETAQALGQLGEARVLILRGERHFSVGLDVKATAPSIAAALSRPEGKRAAFKAVVDEMHAAIEGLAALPIPVIAAIDGWCIGAGLELAAACDIRIASTSARFSLPEVRLGIAADLGGLQRLPGLIGRGRAAHLALTAEPIDAATAERWGLVTELHADADALYARAEALAAHLAALPPKALEGTKRTLNDNLSHAQSLAAAVDWNAEHMTAEGLAGAVK; this comes from the coding sequence ATGAGCAATTCAGCGCCCGAAGTCGGGCACGTGGGCGGGAGTGGGGCTGTCAGGCTGTCTCAGACGGCGGGTGTAGCCACGCTGACCTTTACCCATCCCAAAGCCGCATTTGGCCCGGCCACATGGCTAGAAACCGCGCAGGCCTTGGGGCAGTTGGGAGAGGCCCGCGTCCTGATCTTGCGTGGAGAACGCCATTTCAGCGTGGGGCTGGACGTGAAGGCCACCGCACCCAGTATTGCCGCCGCCCTGAGTCGACCAGAAGGCAAGCGCGCCGCGTTTAAGGCTGTGGTAGACGAGATGCACGCCGCCATAGAAGGTCTGGCCGCGCTGCCCATTCCGGTCATTGCGGCTATAGACGGCTGGTGCATCGGCGCGGGACTGGAATTGGCTGCCGCCTGCGATATTCGAATTGCCAGCACCTCCGCCCGCTTCAGCCTGCCGGAAGTGAGACTGGGGATTGCTGCCGACCTGGGTGGCCTGCAACGCCTGCCGGGTCTCATTGGCCGGGGCCGCGCGGCCCACCTTGCCCTGACTGCCGAACCCATTGACGCCGCCACCGCCGAACGCTGGGGCCTCGTGACCGAACTCCATGCCGACGCCGACGCGCTGTATGCCCGCGCCGAGGCTTTGGCCGCGCATTTGGCCGCCCTGCCGCCCAAAGCGTTGGAAGGCACCAAGCGCACGCTGAATGACAACCTCTCGCACGCCCAGAGTTTGGCGGCGGCGGTGGACTGGAACGCCGAACATATGACGGCGGAAGGGTTGGCGGGGGCGGTGAAGTGA
- a CDS encoding M48 family metallopeptidase codes for MAVGKGGAEDWSIGGVPVRVQRSARRRTLGLQVRPGEVVLHAPTQVPDKTLLDFLNAKRAWAAGHLATYAARIPTVSSLSDGVSLSFLGEALTLRLNSPSTQAERVGSVLWIPSDTPETALTDWYKTAALPRYRELVDIYADGLNARSRLKSVHVSDTRTRWGSCTADGQIRLHWALARAPLDVACYVALHEAAHLLEMNHSPRYWTHVSRLMPQHKLHREWLRVQGHRLMKF; via the coding sequence ATGGCGGTGGGCAAAGGCGGAGCAGAAGACTGGAGTATCGGCGGCGTGCCTGTGCGGGTGCAGCGCAGTGCGAGGCGGCGCACGCTGGGCCTGCAAGTTCGCCCCGGAGAGGTCGTTTTGCACGCGCCCACGCAGGTGCCCGATAAGACCCTCCTGGATTTCCTGAACGCCAAACGCGCCTGGGCCGCCGGACACCTCGCCACCTACGCGGCCCGTATTCCTACCGTTTCTTCTCTGTCAGATGGCGTAAGTCTGAGTTTTCTGGGAGAAGCCCTGACCCTGCGCCTGAACAGTCCCAGCACACAGGCCGAGCGCGTCGGGAGCGTCCTGTGGATTCCCTCTGACACGCCGGAAACGGCTCTGACCGACTGGTATAAAACGGCAGCCCTGCCCCGGTACCGAGAACTGGTGGACATCTACGCCGATGGGCTGAACGCCCGCTCGCGCCTCAAGTCCGTACACGTTAGCGACACCCGCACCCGCTGGGGCAGTTGCACCGCCGACGGTCAGATTCGCCTGCATTGGGCGTTGGCCCGCGCTCCGCTGGACGTGGCCTGCTATGTGGCCCTGCACGAGGCCGCGCACCTGTTGGAAATGAACCACTCACCGCGCTACTGGACGCACGTGTCCCGCCTGATGCCCCAACACAAACTGCACCGGGAGTGGCTCCGGGTGCAGGGGCATAGGCTGATGAAGTTTTGA
- the glpK gene encoding glycerol kinase GlpK → MSSIAGTPKFILALDQGTTSSRAIVFDRAGAVVAAAQKEFTQFFPQPGWVEHDAQEIWGTQVGVAQEALTRAGLRAADVAAIGITNQRETVVIWERASGRPIHRAIVWQDRRTAPLCDSLRAAGHENTFQAKTGLVLDAYFSGTKVAWLLDQVPGARQQAERGELAFGTMDSWLTYNLTGGELHITDASNASRTLLFNIHTGDWDDELLALLNVPRAVLPQVRASSEVYGETAEGLLGARVPIAGIAGDQQAATFGQACLKRGMAKNTYGTGCFLLMNTAGEAVTSQHRLLTTVAWRLGQHLTYALEGSVFTAGATVQWLRDGLGIIRESGDVEALAASVESSGGVTLVPAFAGLGAPHWDPHARGTMLGLTRGTTAAHIARAALEGVTMQVAEVLAAMEQDVSSQGSPALSELRVDGGGSRNDLMMQLQADIVGVPVVRPRITETTALGAAYLAGLAVGYWQDAEEIAAQWQEDRAFEPRTSADERGQRMERWGRAVLRAKDWAQQDVLLTDAGAE, encoded by the coding sequence ATGTCTTCTATAGCTGGTACGCCGAAATTTATCTTGGCTCTGGATCAGGGCACCACGTCTAGCCGCGCCATCGTGTTTGACCGGGCGGGAGCCGTGGTGGCCGCCGCGCAAAAAGAATTCACGCAGTTTTTTCCGCAGCCGGGGTGGGTAGAACACGACGCGCAGGAAATCTGGGGGACGCAGGTGGGCGTGGCGCAGGAAGCCCTGACGCGGGCGGGGTTGCGGGCGGCAGACGTGGCGGCCATCGGCATCACCAATCAGCGGGAAACGGTGGTGATCTGGGAGCGGGCGTCGGGGCGGCCCATTCACCGGGCCATCGTGTGGCAAGACCGCCGCACCGCGCCCCTGTGCGATTCGCTGCGGGCGGCGGGCCATGAGAATACGTTTCAGGCCAAAACCGGGCTGGTGCTGGACGCCTATTTTTCGGGCACCAAAGTCGCGTGGCTGCTGGATCAGGTGCCGGGCGCACGCCAGCAGGCCGAGCGCGGGGAATTAGCGTTTGGCACGATGGATTCCTGGCTCACCTATAACCTCACGGGCGGAGAACTCCACATCACCGACGCCAGCAATGCCAGCCGCACGCTGCTGTTCAACATTCATACCGGAGACTGGGACGATGAATTGCTGGCCCTGCTGAACGTGCCCCGCGCCGTGCTGCCGCAGGTGCGGGCCAGTTCCGAGGTGTACGGCGAAACGGCGGAAGGCTTGCTGGGGGCGCGGGTGCCGATTGCGGGCATCGCCGGAGATCAACAGGCCGCCACCTTCGGGCAAGCCTGCCTGAAGCGCGGGATGGCCAAAAACACGTATGGCACGGGCTGTTTCCTGCTGATGAATACGGCGGGCGAGGCCGTGACCAGCCAGCACCGCCTGCTGACGACGGTGGCCTGGCGCTTGGGCCAGCACCTCACCTACGCCCTGGAAGGCAGTGTCTTTACCGCCGGGGCCACCGTGCAGTGGCTGCGCGACGGCCTCGGCATCATCCGCGAAAGTGGCGACGTGGAGGCATTGGCGGCCAGCGTAGAAAGCAGCGGCGGCGTGACATTGGTTCCGGCCTTCGCGGGACTGGGTGCGCCCCACTGGGATCCTCACGCACGCGGCACGATGCTGGGACTGACGCGGGGAACCACTGCGGCCCACATTGCCCGCGCCGCACTGGAGGGCGTGACCATGCAGGTGGCGGAAGTGCTGGCGGCCATGGAACAGGACGTGAGCAGTCAGGGAAGTCCGGCCCTGTCCGAACTGCGCGTGGACGGCGGCGGCAGCCGAAACGACCTGATGATGCAGCTTCAGGCCGACATCGTGGGTGTGCCTGTGGTGCGGCCCCGGATCACCGAAACGACGGCGCTGGGCGCGGCTTATCTGGCAGGCTTGGCGGTGGGCTACTGGCAGGATGCAGAAGAAATCGCGGCGCAGTGGCAGGAAGACCGCGCCTTCGAGCCGCGCACCAGCGCCGACGAACGTGGGCAGCGTATGGAACGCTGGGGCCGGGCCGTGTTGCGGGCCAAAGACTGGGCGCAGCAGGACGTTCTTCTGACGGATGCGGGTGCAGAATGA
- a CDS encoding glycerol-3-phosphate dehydrogenase/oxidase: MRDMSSVPVDPRTPVMQAATTPAQWDILVIGGGASGLGTAVEAATRGHSVLLLEAHDYAKGTSSRSTKLVHGGVRYLAQGNVSLVREALRERGLLRQNAPHLVRDLGFVVPAYDWWAGPFYGIGLKLYDVLAGKLNLGTSKNLTREAALARTPTLQPEGLMGGILYFDGQFDDARLAITLLRTLQDHGGVALNHAPVTGLIKEEGKVVGARFRDSETGQEHEVRAKAVVNATGVWVDEIRRMDTPDAPDMLSPSQGVHIVVDRKFLPGDSAIMIPRTDDGRVLFAVPWHDHVVIGTTDTAVPSASFEPRALADEVEFILNTAGRYLSPAPTRADVRSVYAGLRPLVKPEGGADTKAISRDHIIRISEGGLITLTGGKWTTYRRMGEDTVTRAEGLAGLPERLTLTPKLKLHGWSDQVSTDERADHWKVYGTDAERIQVMPDAGIQLHPDLPYTEAELRWGIRMEGARTVEDLLSRRTRALLLNARASMDAAPRTAAILAEELGKDESWAAAAVQEYRAVAAGYVLE; encoded by the coding sequence ATGAGAGACATGTCTTCTGTGCCTGTCGATCCCCGAACTCCTGTGATGCAAGCCGCCACCACCCCCGCCCAGTGGGACATTCTGGTCATCGGTGGGGGCGCGTCGGGGCTGGGAACCGCCGTGGAAGCCGCCACACGCGGGCATAGCGTCTTGCTGTTGGAAGCCCACGATTACGCCAAGGGCACCAGCAGCCGCAGCACAAAATTGGTTCACGGCGGCGTGCGCTATCTGGCTCAGGGCAACGTGTCGCTGGTACGCGAGGCTCTGCGGGAACGCGGCCTGCTGCGCCAAAATGCCCCCCATCTGGTGCGCGATCTGGGCTTCGTGGTTCCGGCCTACGACTGGTGGGCTGGCCCGTTTTACGGCATCGGCCTGAAGTTGTACGACGTGCTGGCAGGCAAACTGAACCTCGGCACCAGCAAGAACCTGACCCGTGAAGCGGCTCTGGCACGCACGCCGACCCTTCAACCCGAAGGACTGATGGGCGGCATCCTGTACTTCGACGGCCAGTTCGACGATGCGCGGCTGGCGATTACGCTGCTGCGAACCCTGCAAGACCACGGCGGCGTGGCGCTGAACCACGCCCCCGTGACGGGTCTGATCAAGGAAGAGGGCAAAGTGGTGGGCGCACGCTTCCGCGACAGTGAAACGGGGCAGGAACACGAGGTGCGGGCCAAGGCAGTCGTCAACGCGACGGGCGTCTGGGTGGACGAAATCCGGCGCATGGACACCCCAGACGCGCCCGATATGCTGTCTCCAAGTCAGGGCGTGCATATCGTCGTAGACCGCAAATTTCTGCCCGGAGACAGCGCCATCATGATTCCGCGCACCGATGACGGACGGGTGCTGTTCGCGGTGCCCTGGCACGATCATGTGGTCATCGGCACCACCGATACTGCCGTCCCCAGCGCCAGTTTCGAGCCGAGGGCGTTGGCCGATGAGGTGGAATTTATTCTGAATACGGCGGGCCGCTACCTCTCGCCTGCGCCCACCCGCGCCGATGTTCGCAGCGTGTACGCGGGCCTGCGCCCCCTCGTCAAGCCAGAAGGCGGGGCCGATACCAAAGCCATCAGCCGCGATCACATCATCCGGATTTCGGAGGGCGGCCTGATTACCCTCACGGGCGGCAAATGGACGACTTACCGCCGCATGGGAGAGGACACCGTGACCCGCGCCGAGGGATTGGCGGGCCTGCCGGAACGCCTGACGCTGACGCCCAAGCTGAAGCTGCACGGCTGGAGCGATCAGGTCAGCACCGATGAGCGGGCCGATCACTGGAAGGTCTACGGCACCGACGCTGAACGCATTCAGGTCATGCCAGACGCCGGAATTCAGCTTCACCCCGACTTGCCCTACACCGAGGCCGAACTGCGCTGGGGAATCCGCATGGAAGGCGCACGCACCGTCGAAGATTTGCTGTCTCGCCGCACCCGCGCCCTGCTGCTGAATGCCCGCGCCAGCATGGACGCCGCGCCCCGCACCGCCGCAATTCTGGCCGAGGAATTGGGCAAGGATGAATCTTGGGCGGCGGCGGCAGTGCAGGAATACAGGGCTGTGGCCGCAGGCTACGTGCTGGAATAA
- a CDS encoding M42 family metallopeptidase, translated as MSTPRIPLDLPYTLDLLLRLLDTPSPTGFTGAAVALIESELSALGVPFVRTRKGALTWEIGGTDTGHVTFSGHVDTLGAMVRGIKGSGRLTLSALGGYDWATVEGEDVRVHTQSGWVVTGTVVNIRQSLHVHGAGLRELKREQSVMEVRLDEAVFSSADTLALGIGVGDFVSFDARPRLTPAGYLKARHLDNKAAVAVFLGVTRTLLHTPPARTVAFHVTTYEEVGHGAATGIPPHTDELIAVDMAAIGDGQTSSEHHVTLCVADSGGPYDHELGNRIRAAAARAGIPLRVDMYPFYASDGTAAWRAGGDYPVALIGPGVDASHAYERTHTDALEATGALMLSYINGEKL; from the coding sequence ATGTCTACGCCCCGTATCCCTCTAGACCTTCCCTACACCCTCGATCTTCTGCTGCGCCTGCTGGACACCCCCAGCCCCACCGGATTCACGGGCGCGGCGGTGGCCCTGATCGAATCGGAACTCTCGGCGCTGGGCGTGCCTTTTGTTCGCACGCGCAAAGGGGCGCTGACTTGGGAAATTGGCGGCACTGATACAGGCCACGTCACGTTCAGCGGCCATGTGGACACGCTGGGCGCGATGGTGCGCGGCATCAAGGGTTCGGGCCGACTGACGCTGAGTGCGCTGGGCGGGTACGACTGGGCCACCGTAGAGGGCGAAGATGTGCGGGTGCATACCCAGTCGGGGTGGGTGGTGACGGGCACGGTGGTCAACATTCGCCAGAGTTTGCATGTACACGGCGCGGGCCTGCGCGAGCTGAAGCGGGAGCAGAGTGTGATGGAAGTCCGGCTGGATGAAGCCGTGTTTTCGTCTGCCGACACGTTGGCTCTGGGCATCGGCGTGGGCGATTTCGTCAGTTTCGATGCGCGGCCCCGCCTGACGCCTGCCGGATACCTCAAGGCACGGCATCTGGACAATAAGGCAGCGGTAGCGGTCTTTCTGGGCGTCACGCGCACGCTGCTGCACACGCCGCCCGCCCGCACAGTGGCCTTTCATGTCACCACCTATGAGGAAGTGGGGCACGGGGCCGCCACCGGGATTCCGCCGCATACCGACGAACTGATTGCGGTGGACATGGCCGCCATAGGCGACGGGCAGACCAGCAGTGAACACCACGTGACGCTGTGTGTGGCCGATTCGGGCGGCCCCTATGATCACGAATTGGGCAACCGGATCAGGGCAGCGGCAGCGCGGGCCGGAATCCCCTTGCGCGTGGACATGTACCCCTTCTACGCCAGCGACGGCACAGCGGCCTGGCGGGCAGGCGGAGACTATCCGGTGGCCCTGATCGGCCCCGGCGTGGACGCCAGCCACGCCTACGAGCGCACTCATACGGACGCGCTGGAGGCAACGGGGGCGCTGATGCTCAGCTACATCAACGGAGAAAAATTGTAG
- a CDS encoding enoyl-ACP reductase: MSISVDLSSKTALVMGVANARSLGWAIAEQLLAAGCRVGFSYQGERLKSELDKLLAGREGVWTQQADATSEDDLTALFARVKAEFGTLDMLVHSIGFAPRSAMDGRFVDTTPEDWNTALSVSAYTLVSTARHAEPLLNAGGSIVSLTYHASQQVVPKYNVMGVAKAALEAATRYLASEMGAAGVRVNTISAGPMRTIAARSIPGFGAMYEKAAAAAPLGRNATPEEVGKLALFLLSDLGSGMTGQTVYVDAGASIMTMKVD; the protein is encoded by the coding sequence ATGAGTATCAGCGTCGATCTGTCCAGCAAAACCGCCCTCGTGATGGGCGTCGCCAACGCCCGCAGCCTCGGCTGGGCCATTGCCGAGCAACTGTTGGCCGCCGGATGCCGCGTGGGGTTTTCCTATCAGGGCGAGCGCCTGAAGAGTGAACTGGACAAACTGCTGGCCGGGCGTGAAGGCGTGTGGACGCAGCAGGCCGACGCCACCAGCGAAGACGACCTGACGGCCCTGTTTGCCCGCGTGAAGGCCGAGTTCGGCACGCTGGACATGCTGGTGCATTCCATCGGGTTTGCGCCCCGCAGCGCGATGGATGGCCGCTTCGTGGACACCACGCCTGAAGACTGGAATACGGCCCTCAGTGTCAGCGCCTATACCCTCGTTTCTACGGCCCGCCACGCCGAACCGCTGCTGAATGCGGGCGGCAGCATCGTCAGCCTGACCTACCACGCTTCTCAGCAGGTGGTGCCCAAATACAACGTGATGGGTGTGGCCAAAGCTGCCCTAGAAGCCGCCACCCGCTACCTCGCCTCCGAGATGGGCGCGGCGGGCGTGCGCGTGAACACCATCAGCGCAGGCCCGATGAGAACCATCGCCGCCCGCTCTATTCCGGGCTTTGGGGCCATGTACGAAAAGGCCGCCGCCGCCGCACCCTTGGGCCGCAACGCCACCCCCGAAGAAGTGGGCAAACTGGCCCTATTCCTGCTGTCCGATCTGGGCAGCGGCATGACCGGCCAAACCGTGTACGTCGACGCCGGGGCCAGCATCATGACCATGAAGGTGGACTGA
- the aguB gene encoding N-carbamoylputrescine amidase yields the protein MIRPVDTLNLSVIQMHVTDQLEDNVARAEAHVRDAAKAGAQVILLPELFENLYFCQVEREEYFELAHPLEDHPFIGRFQNLARELGVVLPLSYFERAGQAHYNSLVCIDADGTLLGNYRKTHIPDGPGYEEKYYFNPGDTGFKVWGTQFGRIGVGICWDQWYPETARALMLGGADFLLYPTAIGSEPEGVESPNNHSMWQRAMQGHAVSNSAYVGAANRIGTEVVGDLTQTYYGHSFLADYTGEIVAELGDTEEGALTHTLNLKEARKFRAGMGFFRDRRPELYGSLMTLDGVTRRG from the coding sequence ATGATTCGTCCTGTCGATACCCTCAATCTGTCTGTGATCCAGATGCACGTGACCGACCAACTGGAAGACAACGTGGCCCGCGCCGAAGCCCATGTGCGGGATGCGGCGAAGGCGGGCGCACAGGTCATCTTGCTGCCCGAACTGTTCGAGAATCTGTATTTCTGTCAGGTGGAGCGCGAGGAATACTTTGAGCTGGCGCACCCGCTGGAAGACCATCCGTTTATCGGGCGCTTTCAGAATCTGGCGCGGGAACTGGGCGTGGTGCTGCCGCTGTCTTACTTCGAGCGGGCGGGGCAGGCCCATTACAACAGTTTGGTGTGCATAGACGCCGACGGCACGCTGCTGGGCAACTACCGCAAAACCCATATTCCAGACGGCCCCGGCTACGAAGAAAAGTATTACTTCAACCCCGGCGATACCGGATTTAAGGTGTGGGGTACGCAGTTTGGGCGCATCGGCGTGGGCATCTGCTGGGATCAGTGGTACCCGGAAACCGCCCGCGCCCTGATGCTGGGCGGGGCCGACTTCCTGCTGTATCCCACCGCCATCGGCAGCGAACCCGAGGGCGTGGAAAGCCCCAACAACCATTCCATGTGGCAGCGGGCCATGCAGGGCCACGCCGTCAGCAACTCGGCGTATGTGGGGGCCGCCAACCGAATCGGCACCGAAGTCGTGGGCGACTTGACCCAGACGTACTACGGGCATTCCTTCCTGGCCGACTACACCGGCGAAATCGTGGCCGAACTGGGCGACACAGAGGAAGGCGCACTGACCCACACCCTCAATCTGAAAGAAGCCCGCAAATTCCGCGCTGGCATGGGCTTTTTCAGAGATCGCCGCCCGGAGTTGTACGGCTCGCTGATGACGCTGGACGGGGTGACGCGGCGGGGCTAA